In a genomic window of Phacochoerus africanus isolate WHEZ1 chromosome 6, ROS_Pafr_v1, whole genome shotgun sequence:
- the RXFP4 gene encoding relaxin-3 receptor 2, which translates to MPTPNTSAPLPAFWVNASGGSVLSADDATMPVGFLALRVMVALAYGLVGAVGLLGNLAVLWVLGNCARRAPCPPSDTFVFNLALADLGLALTLPFWAAESALDFHWPFGGALCKMILTATVLNIYASIFLITALSVARYWVVAMAGGPGTHLSLFWARVATLAVWVAAALVTVPTAVFGAEGELCGVRLCLLRFPSRYWLGAYQLQRVVLAFMVPLGIITTSYLLLLAFLRRRRQRRQDNRVVARSIRILLASFFLCWFPNHVVTFWGVLVKFDLVPWDSTFYTIHTYVFPVTTCLAHSNSCLNPVLYCLLRREPRRALEDTFRDLRARLWPQGRGWVEQVALKEVGRRWEEITPGDGGPSAMPTKRDKGTAG; encoded by the coding sequence ATGCCCACACCTAATACCTCTGCCCCCCTGCCCGCTTTCTGGGTCAATGCGTCTGGAGGCAGCGTGCTGAGTGCTGATGATGCTACGATGCCTGTTGGATTCCTAGCCCTGAGGGTCATGGTTGCCCTGGCCTATGGGCTTGTGGGGGCCGTCGGCTTACTGGGAAATTTGGCTGTGCTGTGGGTGCTGGGTAACTGCGCTCGGAGAGCCCCTTGCCCACCTTCTGACACTTTTGTCTTCAATCTGGCTCTGGCAGACCTGGGGCTGGCACTCACTCTTCCCTTCTGGGCAGCTGAGTCGGCGCTGGACTTCCACTGGCCCTTCGGAGGTGCCCTCTGCAAGATGATCCTGACAGCCACCGTCCTCAACATCTATGCCAGCATCTTCCTCATCACGGCGCTGAGTGTTGCCCGATACTGGGTGGTGGCCATGGCTGGGGGACCAGGTACCCACCTCTCGCTCTTCTGGGCCCGTGTGGCCACCCTGGCAGTGTGGGTAGCAGCTGCCCTGGTGACGGTGCCCACGGCTGTCTTTGGGGCTGAGGGCGAGTTGTGTGGTGTGCGGTTGTGTCTGCTGCGCTTTCCCAGCAGGTATTGGCTGGGGGCCTACCAGCTGCAGAGGGTGGTCCTGGCCTTTATGGTGCCACTGGGCATCATCACCACCAGCtacctgctgctgctggccttccTGCGACGGCGGCGACAGCGACGGCAGGACAACAGGGTTGTGGCCCGCTCCATCCGCATCCTTCtggcttccttcttcctctgctgGTTCCCCAACCATGTGGTCACTTTCTGGGGTGTCCTGGTGAAGTTTGACTTGGTGCCCTGGGACAGCACTTTCTACACCATCCATACCTATGTCTTCCCTGTCACcacctgcctggcacacagcaacaGCTGCCTCAACCCCGTGCTGTACTGCCTCCTAAGGCGGGAGCCCCGGCGGGCCCTGGAAGACACCTTCAGGGACCTGAGAGCAAGGCTGTGGCCGCAGGGCCGGGGCTGGGTGGAACAGGTGGCCCTAAAGGAAGTGGGCAGGCGGTGGGAGGAGATCACCCCTGGGGATGGTGGCCCTTCTGCCATGCCCACCAAGCGGGACAAAGGGACAGCTGGGTGA